A genomic region of Staphylococcus roterodami contains the following coding sequences:
- a CDS encoding VOC family protein — protein MNIPKITTFLMFNNQAEEAVKLYTSLFEDSEIITMAKYGEDGPGDPGTVQHSIFTLNGQVFMAIDANSGTELPMNPAISLFVTVKDTLEMERLFNGLKDEGAILMPKTNMPPYREFAWVQDKFGVSFQLALPE, from the coding sequence ATGAATATCCCAAAAATTACAACGTTTTTAATGTTCAATAATCAAGCTGAAGAAGCCGTTAAATTATATACAAGTCTATTTGAAGACAGTGAAATTATTACGATGGCTAAATATGGTGAAGATGGTCCTGGAGATCCAGGAACTGTACAACATTCAATATTTACTTTAAATGGACAAGTGTTTATGGCAATTGACGCAAATAGTGGTACAGAATTACCAATGAATCCTGCAATTTCATTATTCGTTACTGTAAAAGATACATTAGAAATGGAAAGACTGTTTAATGGCTTAAAAGATGAGGGCGCTATATTAATGCCTAAAACAAATATGCCACCTTATCGTGAATTTGCTTGGGTTCAAGACAAATTTGGTGTTAGTTTTCAATTAGCATTACCCGAATAA
- a CDS encoding NFACT family protein: MAYDGLFTKKMIESLQFLTTGRIHKINQPENDTILMVVRQNRQNHQLLLSIHSNFSRLQLTTKKYDNPFNPPMFARVFRKHLEGGIIESIKQIGNDRRVEIDIKSKDEIGDTIHRTVILEIMGKHSNLILVDDNRKIIEGFKHLTPNTNQYRTVMPGFNYEAPPTQHKKNPYEVSGADVLKYIDFNSGNIAKQLLNQFEGFSPLIANEIVSRRQFMTSTSLPEVFDEVMAETKLPPTPAFHKNHETGKEDFYFMKLKQFHDDMVTYDSLNDLLDRFYDARGERERVKQRANDLVRFVQQQLHKYQNKLAKLIKEYEQAKNKDTEQLYGELITANIYRIKQGDKELKALNYYTNEEVLIPLNPTKSPSANAQYYYKQYNRMKTREHELEHQIQLTKDNIEYFLTIEQQLQHISVQDIDEIRDELSEQGFMKQRKNQNKKKKDQIQLQHYISTDGDDIFVGKNNKQNDYLTNKKARKTYTWLHTKDIPGSHVVIFNEEPSENTIKEAAMLAGYFSKAGNSGQIPVDYTLIKNVHKPSGAKPGFVTYDNQKTLYATPDYEHIQRMKQ; encoded by the coding sequence ATGGCTTATGACGGCTTATTTACAAAGAAGATGATCGAATCTTTACAATTTTTAACAACAGGACGTATTCACAAAATCAATCAACCTGAAAATGATACTATTCTTATGGTTGTACGTCAAAATAGACAAAACCACCAATTATTGTTGTCAATTCACTCTAACTTTTCAAGATTACAATTGACTACAAAAAAATACGATAATCCTTTTAATCCACCTATGTTCGCTCGTGTGTTCAGGAAACATCTTGAAGGTGGCATCATTGAATCTATTAAACAAATCGGTAATGATCGCCGCGTCGAAATTGATATTAAAAGTAAAGATGAAATCGGTGATACGATTCATCGAACTGTTATTCTTGAAATTATGGGTAAACATAGTAATTTAATTTTAGTGGATGACAATCGTAAAATCATAGAAGGTTTTAAACACTTAACACCGAATACGAATCAATATCGAACTGTAATGCCTGGATTTAATTATGAAGCACCACCAACACAACATAAAAAAAATCCATATGAAGTATCAGGTGCGGACGTTTTAAAATATATAGATTTTAATTCAGGTAACATTGCAAAACAACTACTAAATCAATTCGAAGGTTTTAGCCCTTTAATCGCAAATGAAATTGTTAGTCGACGTCAGTTTATGACATCAACTTCACTACCAGAAGTATTTGATGAAGTGATGGCTGAAACTAAATTACCACCAACGCCTGCCTTTCATAAAAATCATGAAACTGGAAAAGAAGATTTTTATTTTATGAAGTTAAAACAATTTCATGATGATATGGTCACTTATGATTCATTAAATGATTTACTTGATCGATTTTATGATGCACGTGGTGAACGTGAACGTGTAAAACAAAGAGCAAACGACTTAGTGCGATTCGTTCAGCAACAATTACACAAATACCAAAATAAATTGGCAAAGTTGATTAAAGAGTATGAACAAGCTAAAAATAAAGATACTGAGCAGTTATATGGTGAATTAATTACAGCAAACATTTACCGAATTAAGCAAGGTGATAAAGAACTAAAAGCACTAAATTATTATACAAATGAAGAAGTCTTAATACCTTTAAATCCTACGAAATCGCCTTCTGCAAATGCCCAGTATTACTATAAGCAATATAATCGTATGAAAACGAGAGAACATGAATTAGAACATCAAATTCAATTAACGAAAGATAATATTGAATACTTTTTAACGATTGAACAGCAATTACAACATATTTCTGTACAGGATATTGATGAAATAAGAGATGAATTATCTGAACAAGGTTTTATGAAACAGCGTAAAAACCAAAATAAAAAGAAAAAAGACCAGATTCAATTGCAACATTATATTTCAACTGACGGTGATGATATTTTTGTCGGTAAAAATAATAAACAAAATGATTATTTAACTAATAAAAAAGCAAGAAAAACTTACACATGGTTGCATACAAAAGATATCCCAGGTTCACACGTCGTTATATTTAACGAAGAACCAAGTGAAAATACCATTAAAGAAGCGGCGATGTTAGCAGGATATTTTTCAAAAGCAGGTAACTCTGGACAAATACCAGTTGACTATACATTAATTAAAAATGTGCACAAACCATCTGGTGCAAAGCCAGGTTTTGTAACGTATGATAATCAAAAAACATTATATGCAACACCCGATTATGAACATATTCAACGAATGAAACAATAA